TCTCATAAAGGCCCAGCCAGGCGAACTGCTTCCAGATGAGGACGGTGAGGCCGCCCACCACGATGCCAGCCAGCACGCCATTCCTAGTGGTCCTGCGCCAGAACAGGGACATGAGCACAGCGGGGCCAAAGGCGGCGCCGAAGCCTGCCCAGGCGTAGGACACCATATCCAGGATGAAGCTGTTGGGATTCAGGGCAAAGCCGATGGCCATGGCCGCAATGGCCAGCACGGAAATACGGCTGACCCAGACCAGTTCCTTTTGCTCTGCCTTGCTATTTATCATGGAACGATAAAAGTCCTGCGACACAGCAGAAGCCGCCACCAGCAGCTGGGAAGATGCGGTGCTCATGATGGCTGCCAGCACTGCTGCCAGTATCATGCCTGCTATGGCAGAGGGGAACATGGTATTGGTCATCACCAGGAACACCGTCTCACGGTTGGCTTCCGTCAACGGCTCGGTGAGGAACACTGAGCCCACCATGCCCACGGCCAGGGCCGCAGCCAGGGAAAGCACCACCCATACCATGGCAATATTGGTAGCCTGGGGAATGTCCTTGGTGCTCTTGATGGCCATGAAGCGCACGAGGATGTGGGGCTGGCCGAAATAGCCGATGCCCCAACCCATCAGGGAGATGATCTCCAACGCCGTGATGGTGCTGCCGTCCACCTTCTGGAAAGGCTCGAAAAAGGAAGCATGGTAGGTATTGATAGCCTCAATCGTAGCTCCCGGCCCCCCCAGGAGCATCATGGCAAAGAGTGGCACAATCAAAATGGCGAAGAACATCATGACACCCTGAATGAAGTCCGTGCGGGACACTGCCAAAAAGCCCCCGGTGAGGGTGTAAAACACCACCGCCCCCGCAGAAAGCAGCAAGGCTGTAGCGTAATCCATGCCAAAGATAGTCTCAAAGAGCCTGCCCCCGGACACGAAGCCGGAAGCGCTGTAGATGACGAAGAAAATCAGGATAAAGATGGCAGGGATTACCCGCAGGAGACGCGAAGTGTCCTCAAAGCGATTCTCCAGAAAATCCGGCAGGGTCAGTGAATTGTGGGCCAGCTCTGTATAGACCCGCAGACGGGCCGCCACAAAGCGCCAGTTGGCCCAGGTGCCAATCACTATTCCCAGGGTGATCCACCCGGCATTGAGCCCCGCCACATAGGCAAAGCCCGGCACCCCCATGAGCATCCAGCCGGACATATCCGAAGCCTCGGCGGAAAGGGAAGTGACCCAGGCACCCAATTTGCGGTTACCAAGGAAGTAATCGCTCATATTGCGAGTACGGCGGTAATAGTAGACGCCAATGCTCATCATAATGAGCATGTAGACAACGAAAGTAATGATAATGGCTATATCATGTGTCAAAGAATTTCCCCCTTTACTTGAATAAAGTTTACAACATAGCACCCATTATAACATATTTTCTCCTTCAATGCTCTACTAATATACACATATTTTGTATGCAAGATATATTCCATAGACATAGTGTACAAGCTATAATTTTTTTAAAAAATAATGCTTGCATTCTGTAAACACTTCCCGTATACTATCTTAGGTTTGTTTCCAAACCGATCCCATTAGGTATGATTCGCAGATGGATTTTCAGCAGATTCTTTGCAGCATTCTCACTGAAAATTTTCTCTGCGTACTTTTCGTGCGCAAAAACGCATGTATTTAGGAGGACAACTATGAATAAGTATGATGTGGCAATCGTGGGCGGCGGCCCTGCTGGTATCTTTGCGGCCTATGAGCTTTGCCTGAAAAAGCCAGAGCTGAAGATCATCCTGCTGGAGTCAGGCAAGGATATCTATAACCGTGTCTGCCCCATTTCAGCAGGCAAGGTGAAGAGCTGCATCGGCTGCAAGCCCTGCAGCATCATGCGCGGCTTCGGCGGCGCAGGCGCCTTCTCCGACGGCAAGTACAACTTCACCACCCAGTTCGGCGGCTGGCTCAACGAATATCTGGATGACAACGAGGTCATGGACCTCATCAACTATGTGGACAAAATCAACCAGGAACACGGCGCTCCCAGCCAGGTCTTCTCCACAACGAACTCCGATCTCGGCCGCCAGGCCCTGCAGCATGACCTGCACCTGCTGTCTGCCAGCGTCCGCCATTTGGGCACGGAAAACAACCTGAAAATGCTTCAGGCCACCTACGAGCACCTGAAGGATAAGGTGGAGTTCCGCTTTGAGTGCCCTGTGGAGCACATCGATTCCGATGGCAAGGGCACCAATGGCATTACTCTGGAGAGCGGCGAGAAGATTGAAGCCGAGTATCTTATCGTAGCTCCTGGCCGCGCCGGGGCCGAGTGGTTCTCCAACGAGTGCGAACGCCTTGGCCTCCAGCAGGAAAACAACCGCGTAGACGTGGGCGTGCGGGTGGAGACTCCCGACGAGGTGTGGAACCACATCACCAGCCAGGTATATGAGGCCAAGCTGGTGTACCGCACCAAGCGCTACGGCGACTCCGTGCGCACCTTCTGCATGAACCCCCACGGCCATGTGGTCATGGAGAACACTGACGGTATCATGACTGTCAATGGCCATTCCTACAGTGACCCCAAGCTCCAGAGCAAGAACACCAACTTCGCCCTGCTGGTGAGCAACCGCTTCACCGAGCCCTTCAAGGAACCCCATCAGTACGGCAAGCGCATTGCCTCCTTCTCCAATATGCTGGGAGGCGGCATCATCGTCCAGCGCTTCGGCGACCTCATGAAAGGCCGCCGCACCAACGCCCACCGCATGAGCAAGAGCTTCACGGTGCCCACCCTGGCCGCCACCCCCGGCGACCTGTCTCTGGTGCTGCCCAAGCGCCACCTGGACAACATCATAGAGATGATCCAGGCCCTGAACACAGTAGCTCCCGGCATGACCAATGATGATACCCTGCTCTACGGCGTCGAGGTGAAATTCTACAGCTCCCGGGTAGTCCTCACCAAGGATCTGGAAACCGAGCACAAGAACATCTTCGCCATCGGCGACGGCGCCGGCGTAACCCGCGGCCTCTCCCAGGCCAGCGCCAGCGGCGTGCACGTGGCAAGAGCTATCTTAGGGAGAATGTAATCCCCGGGACCGCGTAAACATGCCACTGGCATGTTTACCTTTTGGTTCGTTTTCTTTGCGCCAAAGAAAATGAACAGACGGCACTATGAGCACAAAAAATTTCCCTTCAACGGACAAACCGTTGAAGGGAATTTTTATGCCTCTAATTCCGCAGCCGTAAGGATAGCCTTGACCTTCAGATCCGTATGGACTTCAAGATCTATGAACTCATCTTGGACTGTATGTATCATGGGTTTCGCCACAATGCAGCTTTCTGGGATATAGACAATCCTTCCCCGCACCCCATTAGAAATCTCCACCCATGTGCCAATCAAAGCCCGGCAGGTCTGCCGCATGAACTGCACCGTATACACCGGGTCCAGTTTCCCTGACATAGTGTCGTCTGCCATAGCCGCAAAAGCATCAAAGGGAGAATACCGGGGCACGAAGGCCCTGTCACTGGCCATGGCATCATAAATGTCCAAGAAGGCAATGATGCGTCCGTTGACAGAAATCTGCTCTCCTTCAAGCCCCTGCGGATAGCCGGAGCCATCACAGCGCTCGTGATGCTGGGCAGCACCATTCAGCACTTCCTGCCGGTTTTCTCCGGCATTTTTCAGCATGGCTATGCCAAACTCCGTG
This genomic interval from Selenomonas sp. AB3002 contains the following:
- the putP gene encoding sodium/proline symporter PutP gives rise to the protein MTHDIAIIITFVVYMLIMMSIGVYYYRRTRNMSDYFLGNRKLGAWVTSLSAEASDMSGWMLMGVPGFAYVAGLNAGWITLGIVIGTWANWRFVAARLRVYTELAHNSLTLPDFLENRFEDTSRLLRVIPAIFILIFFVIYSASGFVSGGRLFETIFGMDYATALLLSAGAVVFYTLTGGFLAVSRTDFIQGVMMFFAILIVPLFAMMLLGGPGATIEAINTYHASFFEPFQKVDGSTITALEIISLMGWGIGYFGQPHILVRFMAIKSTKDIPQATNIAMVWVVLSLAAALAVGMVGSVFLTEPLTEANRETVFLVMTNTMFPSAIAGMILAAVLAAIMSTASSQLLVAASAVSQDFYRSMINSKAEQKELVWVSRISVLAIAAMAIGFALNPNSFILDMVSYAWAGFGAAFGPAVLMSLFWRRTTRNGVLAGIVVGGLTVLIWKQFAWLGLYEIVPGFIFSLLAIYVVSLLDKAPAESITRTFDEVGNSRI
- a CDS encoding NAD(P)/FAD-dependent oxidoreductase, producing the protein MNKYDVAIVGGGPAGIFAAYELCLKKPELKIILLESGKDIYNRVCPISAGKVKSCIGCKPCSIMRGFGGAGAFSDGKYNFTTQFGGWLNEYLDDNEVMDLINYVDKINQEHGAPSQVFSTTNSDLGRQALQHDLHLLSASVRHLGTENNLKMLQATYEHLKDKVEFRFECPVEHIDSDGKGTNGITLESGEKIEAEYLIVAPGRAGAEWFSNECERLGLQQENNRVDVGVRVETPDEVWNHITSQVYEAKLVYRTKRYGDSVRTFCMNPHGHVVMENTDGIMTVNGHSYSDPKLQSKNTNFALLVSNRFTEPFKEPHQYGKRIASFSNMLGGGIIVQRFGDLMKGRRTNAHRMSKSFTVPTLAATPGDLSLVLPKRHLDNIIEMIQALNTVAPGMTNDDTLLYGVEVKFYSSRVVLTKDLETEHKNIFAIGDGAGVTRGLSQASASGVHVARAILGRM